In Cloacibacillus sp., the genomic window GGCAAAAAAGGAGAATGATGCCACAATATCAGTAAATTTCGACAATTAAACCTGCAAAGGACGTGAATCCGTATGGTAAAACCTAAGACTTTGACGGAGGCTGCTTATGAGGATATAAAGCAGTGGATACTTGAGGGAGAGATAACCCCCGGCAGCAAGATAAGTCTTGAGGATACGGCATCACGTTTAGAAGTAAGCATGACTCCGATTCGGGAGGCTCTTACGAAGCTTCAGCAGGAGGGACTGGTGGAATATATCCCGCGTGCCGGCTGGAGGGCGTCAAAACTCTCAAAGAAAACCTACTTCAAATATAGGGAATTACAGCTTCTTTTGGAGCTGACGCTTACAGAGCTGGCCTTTCCCTATGTTACGGACGAGGCGATAAAGTCCATGGAAGAGGCAAACGAGAGGCTTCGCTATTTCCTTGAGACCCTCCCGAAGAAGGAGCTCCCGCGGGCTCTCCTTAAAGAAAACGATACAATCCATATGACCCTCTTTTCTTGTTACGGCAACGAGGTAATGACAAATATGCTCCAGAATGTGTGGGACTCGATGAGTTATTACCGAATGGTCATGTTCAGCACCGACTATTATCGTGAGATCGGTTATAAGGATCACGAACAGATAATCAAGGCGCTTAAGAAAAAAGATGCTCAGGCGGTCAGATACGCGATGGAGCACCATCTCTCCGAGGGGCCGATATGTCTCGAAGAAAATTTTGACGAAGAACTATAGACGGCACCAAACGACAGGCAGAAAAGGATGGTTGTAAATGGAGTCTCTGGTAATCAGAAAGGCGATGGTTTTCGACGGCGGAAGAGCGCTTGCGGGCCTCTGCGATATCCTGATCGAAAAATCGGTCATTAAATCGATAACGCCATATGACCCCGATATAAAGTTTGCGGGAATAGAGAGCATTGACGCGGATGGAAAGACAGCCCTTCCCGGGCTGATGGATCTGCATGTGCATCTGACCTGGAACGGCGGCGCGGACCCCGCGGAGGATATTCGCCGTGAAAGTGCGGAGGAGCACCTTCTCACAACTGTTGGCAGCGCATTAAAATATCTCGCGGCGGGGATCACCTCCGTAAGAGATCTTGGATCGCCGGAGGATGCCGCTATTTTCGTCGATCGGGCTATAAAGGCGGGCAAGTTCCAGGGACCGAGGATCTTTGCGAGCGGCCAGTCTATCATTATGACCGGCGGACACGACCCTTTTCACGGGATTATGGCCGACGGCCCCTGGGAGGTGCTGAGGGCCGTGAGAAGACAGGTGGCGCTGGGAGCCCCCGTGATAAAGATATCCGCGACGGGTGGCGTATATGGCCGCACGGAGGGAGAGGGGGTCGACGATGTCGAACTGTGCCAGGAAGAGGTCGATATGATCGTGGATGAGGCCCACCGCCGGAATGTGAAGGTCACGGCGCACGCAATCGGCGAAGCCGGCATCAGGGGCTGCCTGAAGGCGGGAATAGACTGTATCGAACACGGACACTGCATTACGGAGGATATGGCGGCGGAGATGAGGGAGAAATGTACCGCCCTCGTGCCGACCTTCTATATTTATCAGCATCTTTCATCAAGCGCCGAGGTGCCGGAGTATGCCCGCAAAAAGGCCGCCGACATCATCGCACGGCACCGTAACGCGCTGAAATGGTGCCATGAGGCCGGAGTCCTTATCGGCGCTGGTTCCGACGCCGGATCGCCATACTCCCCGCATCCCTCGCTGATGGAAGAACTTTACGCTCTTGAAGAGGGAGGCCTCAGCAAAGAAGAGGTCCTGTCCGCCGCTACGGGAAACGCGGCGAAGATAGTTGGTGTTTCGGAAAGGCTTGGCTTTATCAAGGTGGGTTATCTGGCGGATATTGCGATCGTTGACGGCAACCCCTTGGAATCGCTCTCAGCGCTTGAACGACCGGCGCATGTAATCAAGGATGGAGAGGTAATTTTTTAATGGAGCAGCATTACCTTATCTGCGGCAGGTTTTTTGACGGCGTCAACAACGACATTCAGACAGATGTAAAGGTCATCGTATGCGGCGGTAAAATTGTCGAGACCGGCAAAAATCTTCTGCCGCCGGCGGGCTCCGTGGTCACGGATCTGTCAATGTGTATGGTGACGCCGGGGTTTATCGACGCTCACGCCCATTATGAGTTTGTCGGGCCTGAGACCTTCAATTCATTCTCCGTCACTGATTCTGAAGAGATGAAGGCCCTTAATATGGCTTATAACGCGACCCAGTCGCTGCAAAAGGGTTTTACGACCGTGAGGATCACCGGCACTGCATTTCGGGGCTTTGGCTGCGTCGACGTAAAGAGGGCTGTCGAGAGGGTTTTTTTTCCCGCCTCAAGGATGATCGTCGCTCCGCATGCGCTGGGTACTCCTGGAGGACATTGGGATTTTTCAATTTTTCACGGCAACGCCAACCCGTTTATCTCTGATTTTATGGAGCAGCCCTATGCGATCGGCACCGGGGCGGATATGTTTAAATACCTTGTCCGCAAACAGATAAAATATGGAGCCGATTTCATCAAGATCATGGCGGCTGGCGGCTTTGCCTCTCCGGGTGACGACCCCGGGGAGATGCAGCTTGACCGCGATGAAATCAAGGCGATCATCGATACGGCCCATCTTGCTAAAAAAACGGTAATTGCCCACGCCTATACCGCGGAATCGATCGACCTGCTTATTGAGTTGGGAATAGATGAAATAGAGCATGGCACGCTGATGAACGGGAGAACGGCGCAGAAGATGGTGGAAGCGGATGTGAAGTATGTGCCGACGCTCTTCTCGCTGATGCCTCCTGACGATGATATAGACCCTTCGAAGCTGCCGCCAAAAAGCGAGGCTTTTATCAGAAAATTGGTGAAATATGACGGGCAGTTGAAGGAGAGCCGCGAAGTCGTTATAGATTTAGTGAAAAGCGGCGGCATCAAGATCGGCCTTGGCTCGGATATCGTCGGTATCTATCCAAATCACGACGGTTGGCGGGAGTTCAAAGCATGGGTAGACCTTGGAATACCGCCGATGAGGGCGCTCTTTGCCGCGACGAGCGTCAACGCGGATATCGTCGGCCGTCCTGACCTTGGCGCTCTCGTGCCGGGAAAGACGGCTAACATCGCGGCCTGGAAACGGGATCTTCTCTCTGATCCCAGAGCGGCCTCGGAGTGTGCCTTTGTCATGAAAGAGGGGAAGATTTACAAGAATATAAATTGAACTCTGTCACCATAAGCGGCCGTTGTTTTTCTGCCTGTGCCGCTTATGGTTTCGCCCTGGTGTTAACGCCGTTCCAATCACGAAGGCGGCCGCTTTTTATAAAGCGTCGAAGATTATCTTTGCCGCTATCGCGAGCAGGACGCCGCCGCCGAGGTATTCGGCCTTTTTGCCGAAGGCGGTTCCGAAGCGTTTGCCGACAAGCGCGCCTAATATTGAGAGGGAAAAAGTAATGATCCCGGCGAGTATGGCGAGGATCAGCGCCGAACCGCCGGTGCTTTCGATAGAAAAGCCCACCGCGAGGGCGTCAAGCGAGGTGGCGAAGGCCAGCATGGTGACGTTTCTTAAGGTCACCGTCATGCAGCTGCCGCCGCCCTTTTCACAGTCCCGCGCCTCCCTTATCATGTTGACCGCCACCCATATTATGAGCGCCGCGGCGATCCACGGCGTCCAGCTGTCGAAGAAGCCGCTCAGGTGTTCCGCGATCTCTCCGCCGAGCAGAGGCATGAAGAGCTGGAAGAGGCCGAAGGCGGCGCCGAGGATGAGTGCCTCGCGCAGCCGCAGCCGTTCATGACAGAGACCGATACAGATCGAGACGGAAAAGGCATCCATCGCAAGCGACGCCGCGGTTGCCGCCGAGGCTAGATATTCTCCGAACATCGCTAACCGTGATGCCTCCTGAGCCAGCGTTTCCGGTACAGGTCGCAGATTGAGACGAATAGCACAAGCACGAGCGGTCCGACGAATATCCCCAGGAAGCCCCAGACCATCACCCCGCCGAAGAGTCCCATTATTATCAGCAACGTCGGTATTTCACAACCGCCGCTGCCGCCGCTGATGAGGAACGGACGCAGCAGGTTGTCTATCGTTCCCACCACGAGTAGGCCCCAGGTAAAGAGGATCGCCGCGTTTTTAAGGTCTCCCGTAAGGGCCAGATATATGGAGCCTGGGACCCAGA contains:
- a CDS encoding amidohydrolase family protein, whose protein sequence is MESLVIRKAMVFDGGRALAGLCDILIEKSVIKSITPYDPDIKFAGIESIDADGKTALPGLMDLHVHLTWNGGADPAEDIRRESAEEHLLTTVGSALKYLAAGITSVRDLGSPEDAAIFVDRAIKAGKFQGPRIFASGQSIIMTGGHDPFHGIMADGPWEVLRAVRRQVALGAPVIKISATGGVYGRTEGEGVDDVELCQEEVDMIVDEAHRRNVKVTAHAIGEAGIRGCLKAGIDCIEHGHCITEDMAAEMREKCTALVPTFYIYQHLSSSAEVPEYARKKAADIIARHRNALKWCHEAGVLIGAGSDAGSPYSPHPSLMEELYALEEGGLSKEEVLSAATGNAAKIVGVSERLGFIKVGYLADIAIVDGNPLESLSALERPAHVIKDGEVIF
- a CDS encoding amidohydrolase family protein, whose protein sequence is MEQHYLICGRFFDGVNNDIQTDVKVIVCGGKIVETGKNLLPPAGSVVTDLSMCMVTPGFIDAHAHYEFVGPETFNSFSVTDSEEMKALNMAYNATQSLQKGFTTVRITGTAFRGFGCVDVKRAVERVFFPASRMIVAPHALGTPGGHWDFSIFHGNANPFISDFMEQPYAIGTGADMFKYLVRKQIKYGADFIKIMAAGGFASPGDDPGEMQLDRDEIKAIIDTAHLAKKTVIAHAYTAESIDLLIELGIDEIEHGTLMNGRTAQKMVEADVKYVPTLFSLMPPDDDIDPSKLPPKSEAFIRKLVKYDGQLKESREVVIDLVKSGGIKIGLGSDIVGIYPNHDGWREFKAWVDLGIPPMRALFAATSVNADIVGRPDLGALVPGKTANIAAWKRDLLSDPRAASECAFVMKEGKIYKNIN
- a CDS encoding manganese efflux pump MntP family protein; translated protein: MFGEYLASAATAASLAMDAFSVSICIGLCHERLRLREALILGAAFGLFQLFMPLLGGEIAEHLSGFFDSWTPWIAAALIIWVAVNMIREARDCEKGGGSCMTVTLRNVTMLAFATSLDALAVGFSIESTGGSALILAILAGIITFSLSILGALVGKRFGTAFGKKAEYLGGGVLLAIAAKIIFDAL
- a CDS encoding GntR family transcriptional regulator; this translates as MVKPKTLTEAAYEDIKQWILEGEITPGSKISLEDTASRLEVSMTPIREALTKLQQEGLVEYIPRAGWRASKLSKKTYFKYRELQLLLELTLTELAFPYVTDEAIKSMEEANERLRYFLETLPKKELPRALLKENDTIHMTLFSCYGNEVMTNMLQNVWDSMSYYRMVMFSTDYYREIGYKDHEQIIKALKKKDAQAVRYAMEHHLSEGPICLEENFDEEL